A segment of the Mycobacterium intracellulare ATCC 13950 genome:
CCGGAGGGGTCAATCAAATCGGCCGCCGGACCCTGACGATGCTGATCACCACCTGGGATGCCGCCGGGGGTGGGCCGTTCGCGGCCAGCGCCGTCGCGTCCACGGGCATGGCCAAGACCGCCGAAATCGTCCAAAGCAATTTCGTGGGCCCGGTCTTCGGCCCGCTGCTGAAAATCCTCGGCGCCGACAAGGCGGCCACGCGGGCCTCGTTGTGCGCCTCCCAGCTCGTGGGCCTAGGCATCATGCGCTACGGCATCCGCTCCGAGCCGCTGCACTCGATGTCGGTGGACGCGCTGGTCGACGCGATCGGTCCGACGATGCAGCGCTACCTGGTCGGCGACATCACCCGGTGAGCGGTCGCGCGCTCAGGCCGCCCGGGCCTCGGCGTCGCGGGCGATCTGCACGAAGCCGTCGGCGGTGATCCGCACCGGGTACACCGGCACCGAAACGCTCGGATCGTCCAGGCAGGAACCGTCTTCGAGCGAGAACGCCTGCTTGAGAATCGGCGACTGAACCGTGACGCGGCCTCCGCGGTCGCCGACGATGCCGCGGGACAGCACGGCCGCCCCGGAGAACGGGTCGACGTTGCCCACCGCGTGCACGGACCCGTCGTCGAGCCGGAACAACGCGGCCTGGGAACCGTCGTCGAGCAGTACGCCGACGCCGCGGCCCGGAATGAGGTGGTCGTACGCGCACGCGCTCGTCCACACGGCAATGTCGTTGAGAAGCGTCATGATACCTTCCTCGTTCCTTCGGAGTTGTGCTCGCGAACCGTCGGCATGCCAATGGACACAGGGATTTTGCGCCCGGCGTGCTCGGTGAACGTCACCGTCGAATCGACGGCGTCGGGGGCGTTGACGAACGAAACGAAGCGCGAGAGCTTGTCCGGGTCGTCGAGCACCCCCTTCCATTCGCACTTGTAGTTGCGCACGTGCCGCTCCATCGCGGCCTCGAATTCGGCTGCCAGGCCCAGCGAGTCCTCGCAGACGACCTCGCGCACGTGCTCCAGACCGCCGTCGAGCGACTCGACCCACGGCGCGGTGCGCTGCAGCCGGTCGGCCGTGCGAATGTAGTACATGACGAACCGATCGACGTACCGGACCAGCGTCTCGGTGTCGAGGTCGCTGACCAGCAGCTGCGCGTGCTTGGGGGTCATCCCGCCGTTGCCGCCGACGTAGAGGTTCCAGCCCTTTTCGGTGGCGATGACGCCGACGTCCTTGGAGCGGGCTTCGGCGCACTCCCGCGCGCAACCCGAGACGCCCATCTTGATCTTGTGCGGCGCCCGCAGGCCGCGGTAGCGCAGTTCGAGGTCGATGGCCAGCTGCACCGAATCCTGCTGCCCGTAACGGCACCAGTCGGTGCCCACACAGCTCTTCACCGTGCGCAGCGCCTTGCCGTACGCGTGCCCGGATTCCATGCCGCCGTCGACCAGGCGCTTCCAGATCTCGGGCAGTTGGTCCACCCGCGCGCCGAACAGATCGATGCGCTGGCCCCCGGTGATCTTGGTGTAAAGGCCGAAGTCCTGGGCGATCTGGCCGATCAGGATCAGGTGCTCGGGCTTGATGTCGCCGCCGGGGACCCGCGGCACCACCGAGTAGCTGCCGTTCTTCTGGATGTTGGCCAGGAAGTGGTCGTTGGAGTCCTGCAGCGAGGCCTGCTCGCCCTCGAGGATGTGGTCCGAGCCGGTGGACGCCAGGATCGACGCGACCACGGGTTTGCAGATGTCGCAACCCTTTCCGCGGCCGAAGCGCTCCAGCAGTCCGGAGAAGGTCCGCAGCTCGGTGGCGGAGATGATCTCGAAAAGCTCGGCGCGCGACTGGCTGAAGTGCTCGCACAGCGCCTTGGACTGCTCGACGCCCTCGGCTTCCAGCAGCTGCTTGAGCAGCGGCACGCACGACCCGCACGACGTCCCGGCCGAGGTGCACGACTTCAGCGAGGGCACATCGGCGCAGCCGTCGGCGATCGCGCACTTCAGATCGCCCTTGGTGACGTTGTTGCACGAGCAGATCTGGGCCGAATCCGGCAGCGCCCCAATGCCCAATGCCTCGCCGCCGCCGGATTGGGCCGGCGCGATCAGCGCGAGCGGATCCCCGGGCAGCTCGCTGCCGACCATCGGCCGCAGCACCCCGTAGGAGGAGGCGTCGCCGACCAGGACGCCCCCGAGCAGGGTCTTGGCGTCGTCGGAGAGCACCAGCTTCGCGTACGTCCGGTTCACCGCGTCGTTGATGGCGACCTCGAGGCAGTTCTCGGTGACGCCCATCGCGTCACCGAAGCTGGCGACGTCGACGCCCAGCAGCTTCAGCTTCGTGGACAGGTCCGCCTCGCCGAACTCCGCGACGCCGTCCAGCAGGCGGTCGGCCACCACCTCGGCCGAGGTGTAGCCCGGACCCACCAGGCCGTAGCACCGGCCGCCGATCGCGGCGACCTCGCCGATCGCGTAGATGTCGGGATCGCTTGTCCGGCAGGACACGTCGGTGAGCACACCGCCGCGCTCGGCGCGCGTCAGCCCGGCGGCGACCGCCAGTTCGTCGCGCGGCCGGATCCCGGCCGCGAAGATCACCAGGCCGGCGTTGACCACCTGCCCGTCGGTCAGGCGCACCCGCACCGACGTCGACCCGTCCGGGTGGTCGACCGATTCGATCGACTCGGTGCCGGTGCCGACATGCACGGAGATGCCCAGGTCCCCGACCATCCGGGCCAGCAGCGCGCCGCCGGCCTCGTCGATCTGCTGGGCCATCAGTCGCGGCATCATCTCGATGACGTGGGTCCGCAACCCGAACTGGCGCAGCGCATTTGCGGCCTCCAGCCCCAGCAGGCCGCCACCGATGACCACGCCCGCGGTCGCGTGTGAGCTTTGCGCCGCGCGCTGGGCATCGGCGCGGATGGCGTCGAGGTCGTCGAGCGTGCGGTACACGTGGCAGGCGGGCAGGTCGTGGCCGGGCACCGGCGGCACGAACGCGTAGGAGCCGGTCGCCAGGACCAGGGTGTCGTAGTCGTGGCGCCGCCCGTCGGCGGTGAGCACCGACTTTGTCGCGCGGTCGATTTCGGTGACCCGCTGGTTCAGCACCAGTCGGACCCGGTCGTCGCCCGCGTACTCGTTGCCGGGCAGCGCGAGCAGCTTGCGGTCCCAGCTTTCGGTGTAGGAGGTCAGCCCCACGCGGTCATAGGCGGCGTCGGTCTCCTCGGCGAAAACCGTTATGCGCCAACGGCCCTCGGTGTCGCGGGCGCGGAGCGCCTCGACGAACCGGTGGCCCACCATGCCATGTCCGACTACGATGATGTGACGCGGCGCACAGCTTGCGCGCGAAATCCCGTCTGCAGACATGGCTTTGAGAGTAACGGCCAGAAATTACGTCTTTTTCGCGCAATGTGACAGTCCTATGACGAGGATCTCACAACTCACAGGGACGGCTGTGATTGATCGTTCGCTGCCGGCGAACGGCCAGTTGGAACTTAAGCGTGGTCGACTCATGTTTGTACTAGTAGCCGGTCATCGGAGCGCCGGTCACAGGAATCTCACAACGAAGATCAAGGAATCGAAAGGGGAAGCACCATGAGCAACCTCGCACTGTGGTCGCGACCGGCCTGGGACACCGACCGGTGGCTGCGCGACTTCTTCGGCCCCGCCGCCGCGGCGGACTGGAACAACCCGCTGAGCAGCGGTTGGCGCCCCGCCGCCGAGATCGTCAAGGACGGTGACGACGCGGTCGTACGTGTCGAGCTCCCGGGCGTTGACGTCGACCGGGACGTGAACGTCGAGGTCGACCGCGGTCGCCTGGTCATCCACGGCGAACACCGCGACGAGCACGCGGAGGAGAAGGACGGCCGGACGCTGCGCGAGATCCGCTACGGCTCGTTCCGCCGGTCATTCCAGCTGCCCGCCCACGTCACCGGCGACGCCATCACGGCGTCCTATGACGCCGGAGTGCTGACGGTGCGGGTCAGCGGCGCGTACGCCGGGAACCAGGCGCAACGCAT
Coding sequences within it:
- a CDS encoding TetR/AcrR family transcriptional regulator, translating into MPRREEPSRGILDPVAKALRLPFGTPEFIDRLVTGGVNQIGRRTLTMLITTWDAAGGGPFAASAVASTGMAKTAEIVQSNFVGPVFGPLLKILGADKAATRASLCASQLVGLGIMRYGIRSEPLHSMSVDALVDAIGPTMQRYLVGDITR
- the nirD gene encoding nitrite reductase small subunit NirD → MTLLNDIAVWTSACAYDHLIPGRGVGVLLDDGSQAALFRLDDGSVHAVGNVDPFSGAAVLSRGIVGDRGGRVTVQSPILKQAFSLEDGSCLDDPSVSVPVYPVRITADGFVQIARDAEARAA
- the nirB gene encoding nitrite reductase large subunit NirB, whose product is MSADGISRASCAPRHIIVVGHGMVGHRFVEALRARDTEGRWRITVFAEETDAAYDRVGLTSYTESWDRKLLALPGNEYAGDDRVRLVLNQRVTEIDRATKSVLTADGRRHDYDTLVLATGSYAFVPPVPGHDLPACHVYRTLDDLDAIRADAQRAAQSSHATAGVVIGGGLLGLEAANALRQFGLRTHVIEMMPRLMAQQIDEAGGALLARMVGDLGISVHVGTGTESIESVDHPDGSTSVRVRLTDGQVVNAGLVIFAAGIRPRDELAVAAGLTRAERGGVLTDVSCRTSDPDIYAIGEVAAIGGRCYGLVGPGYTSAEVVADRLLDGVAEFGEADLSTKLKLLGVDVASFGDAMGVTENCLEVAINDAVNRTYAKLVLSDDAKTLLGGVLVGDASSYGVLRPMVGSELPGDPLALIAPAQSGGGEALGIGALPDSAQICSCNNVTKGDLKCAIADGCADVPSLKSCTSAGTSCGSCVPLLKQLLEAEGVEQSKALCEHFSQSRAELFEIISATELRTFSGLLERFGRGKGCDICKPVVASILASTGSDHILEGEQASLQDSNDHFLANIQKNGSYSVVPRVPGGDIKPEHLILIGQIAQDFGLYTKITGGQRIDLFGARVDQLPEIWKRLVDGGMESGHAYGKALRTVKSCVGTDWCRYGQQDSVQLAIDLELRYRGLRAPHKIKMGVSGCARECAEARSKDVGVIATEKGWNLYVGGNGGMTPKHAQLLVSDLDTETLVRYVDRFVMYYIRTADRLQRTAPWVESLDGGLEHVREVVCEDSLGLAAEFEAAMERHVRNYKCEWKGVLDDPDKLSRFVSFVNAPDAVDSTVTFTEHAGRKIPVSIGMPTVREHNSEGTRKVS
- a CDS encoding Hsp20/alpha crystallin family protein, translated to MSNLALWSRPAWDTDRWLRDFFGPAAAADWNNPLSSGWRPAAEIVKDGDDAVVRVELPGVDVDRDVNVEVDRGRLVIHGEHRDEHAEEKDGRTLREIRYGSFRRSFQLPAHVTGDAITASYDAGVLTVRVSGAYAGNQAQRIAITK